The DNA sequence TCCGTACTTCATTTCCGATTCGCATTCCGGTCATGGTTCTGGAGAACGAAGTCTATCTCTCTTCACGCAAGAGCGGCCTGTTCCAGCTCTCCAGTGAAACCGGTATGGAAGAATGGTGGCAGCCATTGGGGTCGACCTTTATTTCCATGTCGCCCACCCGGGTTTATGCAACGGATGAACTGGGGAATCTGCTCGTGCTGTCCCGTAAGGATGGAGCACTGCTCTCTGCGGTTCCTCTGCGAAAGTATAAGGTCAAGCTCATGAACGAATTGAACGACCGTATTTTCTGTGCTTCTGAATCAGGCGTCATTCTCTGTCTGAAACAGAAAGATCTGCCGTTCCCGATTCGCTTCAAGCACCAGGATAAATACCCGATTCTGCCCGAAGTGGCTCCTGAACCTGCTGCGGATAACGCGAATACCGAAGCTCCGGCGACTGAAAACCCTGTGCAGTAAACAGGGTTCGCCTCTTCTGCTGAAGCAGGGTATGCCTCGTTTGTTTTCTGACCAGAGAGTGGCTAAACTGGCCTCTGGTTGAGTGCCCGAGAGGATGATTCTGTGGCCTGTGTCGCGCAGGCCCCCTTTCGTCGCGCACTCAGGTACGCTTTTTCTCTCTCAGAAATACTGTATTTCTGTCTTCTTCGGAAATTGATTTAGAAACAAATGAGCGATTCTTATCCGCGTCGGGCGTTGGTCAGTGTCAGTGACAAATCGGGTCTGGATGATTTTGTCAAAGGTCTGGCTGAACTGGGTTTTGAGTTTATCTCCACGGGGGGCACACGCCGTTACCTCGAAGAGCAGGGAGTCAATGTCATTGACATCTCTACTTATACGGGCTTCCCTGAGATCATGGATGGACGCGTCAAGACTCTGCATCCCAAGGTCCATGGTGCCATTCTGGGACGTCCCGATCTCCCCAGCGATGCGGCTTCGATCAAAGAGTTTGAAATCGTGCCATTCGAACTGGTGGTCTGCAATCTGTATCCCTTTGAAGCTACCATTGCCAAACCAGATGTGACCCTGCCCGAAGCAATCGAACAGATTGATATCGGCGGCCCCAGCATGGTCCGTTCCGCCGCTAAGAATCATGCCTATGTCGGCATCGTGACCAATCAGTCACAATATGATCGTGTGCTCGATGCACTCAAGTCTGGTCCGCTGACTCCCGAATTTCGACTGGAACTCTCTGCTGCTGCGTTTGAAATGACTGCACGCTATGATCGGGCGGTTGCCAACTTCATGGCTTCGGTTTTGCCTGCAGAAGCAGATTCACAAAGCCGTTTCGCCGAATCGGTCAGCATCAGTCTGGAAAAGCGGGATCAACTGCGTTACGGCGAGAACCCTCACCAGGGAGCCGCTTTTTACGCCGAACAGAATCCACCGGCTGCCAGCGTCGCCCAGGCAGAGCAGTTGAACGGTAAAGAACTGTCCTATAATAACTACCTGGACCTGGATGCCGCCCTGCAGATTGCCAGTGACTTTGATCAGCCAGCCGCTGTGGTCATCAAACATACCAATCCCTGTGGCTGTGCCACTGCAGAGACACTCGCTGAAGCATTCGAAAAAGCTTACGCCGGTGACCCGGTCAGTGCCTTCGGTTCGATTTTGAGTTTCAACCGTCCTGTCGATCAGGCGACGGCAGAAAAACTCTGTGAACCCAATCGGTTCATTGAAGCCATCATCGCCCCGGATTATGAACCCGCGGCTTTCGAACTGCTGACCACAAAGCCAAAATGGAAAAAGAACGTTCGTCTGATGAAGTGCCCGATGATGCAGGAGCCGGCTGAACCCAGCCTGGATTATCGTCGTGTATCCGGCGGTCTGCTGGTGCAGGAAAAAGACGAACTGCGTGACGATAAGAGCGACTGGAAAGTCGTCACCGAACGCGAGCCCACGCCCGAAGAACTCAACAGTCTGAGCTTTGGCTGGGTTGTCTGCCGCCACGTGAAATCGAATGCGATCGTCATTGCCAAAGATGAAATGCTGCTCGGTGCCGGAGCAGGGCAGATGAGTCGTCTCGATTCCTCCTACATCGCCGCTTACAAAGCCGGCGATCGGAGCCAGGGGTCAATCGTCGCATCAGATGCGTTCTTCCCCTTCCGCGACGGTGTGGATGAAGCTGCTAAAGCAGGCGTGACCGCCATTATTCAGCCCGGCGGCTCCGTGCGGGATGAAGAAGTCATTGCTGCCTGCAATGAGCACAACATCGCGATGATCTTTACCGGTCGCCGTCATTTCAAACACTAAGCCACTGAGATTGACTGCTGACGCAAGAAGCTTAATACGAATATCGCCGTGTGATGGGCCTGAACCTGTCACACGGCGTTTTTATTTCGCATTCACACGTTTGTGCCAGGCAGCATACCGCCGGGATAAAGACTCGACTTTCTCCGGATGTTGGGCTGCCAGGTTAGTGGTCTCGGTGCCGTCGTCTTTCAGATTGTAGAGTTCCCACTTTGTCGGCTGCTGGCGTGGTCTGATCGCTTTCCAGTCACCACTGATGATAGACTGCTGGCGGGGCAGGTCCCAGCAGAGTTCCGAATAAGGCTCGCGTTGTTTTCCCTCAAAGACGGGCAACAGGCTCTGACCTTCGACGGGTAGAGGGTGACGCCCTTGAAACTCCTGGGGATACTCGGCCCGGGCAACATCCAGAAATGTGGGCATAAAGTCCATCACATGTCCCGCCTGTCTGGTGACGGTACCTCCCTGCTGGATGATTTTGGGCCAGCGGACGATGAGCGGCGTACGGATCCCACCTTCGTAGCCTTCCAGTTTCGTCCCCCGGAAGGGTGTATTGCTGGTCGTCGCCCAGGCCAGACCGTAGGCGGCAAAGGTATCATGGGGACCAGGCATGTGATCGGGACCGCTACCCGGTTTGATTGGCACCTGGTCGCGTCGCCATTTTTTGTTGGGACGTTTCTCACTGAATCCCATGCCACTCTGTGAGGGAGCCAGCCCGCCATCGGGGGCGGCACCATTGTCAGACAGAAAAATGACCAGCGTATTATTTTCTGCGTCCGTCTCTTTCAGTGCACTCAGCAATTGACCCAGACCACGGTCTATCGATTTCACCTGGGCTGCATACACGGCCATCCGTTCTGCCTGCCAGCGTTGATTTGGCTCCTCGGACCAGTCGCGAATACTGGCTGACCGAGGTGCTAACTCCCATTCCTGTGGAATCAGTCCGGTTGACCGTTGATGTGCAAAACGACGGGCACGAACCTGATCCCAACCTTGGGTCAGGTATTGTTCACGGTAGCGGGCGATTTCCTGTTCCCGGGCATGCAGGGGCCAGTGCGGCGCGATGTGGGCGACATACAGCAGAAACGGTTGTTTGCCAGTCAGACCTTCCTGAAGAAACTGCAGTGCGTGATCATTGAGGGCATCAGTCAGGTAAAAATCGTCAGGCAGTTCAATTCGTTTGCGATCCAGGTAATACGGATTCTGGGCGACTTCATGAAAGTAGCTGATTTTACCCTGACACATCGGCCCGTAAAAACGATGAAATCCTCGATCGAGGGCAGAGTCTCTCCCCTGCCACTTTCCGACCATCATTGTCCGATAGCCGACCTGTTGCAGGACTTCACCAAATGTCACGCAGACGTCGAAATTCTTGGGTTCGTTCCAGCGATCTCCACGATGACCTGCCTGCTGACAATATAGCCCCGTTAACAGAGAGGCCCGGGTCGGTCCACAGATGGCATTGTTATAAAACTGAGTGAAACGCATCCCGTCACGAGACAGGCTGTCGATGTGGGGCGTATCGATTTCACCTCCGTAGGAGCCAATATCAGACCAGCCCAGGTCGTCTGCCATTACAAGTATGATGTTGGGACGCTGATCAGAGGCAGGGGCTCCAAACAAAACAGAACAGCTGAGGAGCAGAGCTAACAACAGGCAGGAGCGGAGCAACATACGGTTCATGGCGAGTCAATCAGGCTGAGATACGGCGAGAACAGGAATAGAAAACATGTAAGACGCTGTTTCTCATCTTACCAGACTGATTTCAGAAGCGTCAATTTTCGATAGAATAAACAGAAACGTAACAGAGCAAAATCGCATACCACACTGCGCAAAAGAAGAGAGCCTTCCTGATCCAGGAAGGCTCTCTTTGATTTTATACCACATCATTCGGGATTGGGAATGACGGGTGATTCAATCGTGATCGTTGGTCTTAGAAGACGAGGATTACGTCAGTACCAACGGTGAACTGGCTGTCCTTGGTACCACCGTCAGATGTGGTCCAGGGATCTGAACCGTCAGCCCAGTCCCAGCGGACTTCAGGACGAACCTGAATGCAGGAGTTGAGCTTGTGGTTGATACCAGCGGTAATTTCGTAGTAGTTCGTGCCCGGAGCACCCAACTGGGTACCGTTGTGGTCACGCCACCATTCAACACGCATACCAGCACGGGTTGAATCGCAGATATCGTAGAACAGGTACTGGTTGATACCGTAAGCTTCAGCTGTTACGCCAGCAGCATTAGCATCACCGTTCGGGTAGAACATGTGGTCGTGCTGGAATACGTAGCTCAGGTTTTCAGACAGTTTCTGCTGAGCAACAAGGCTGAAGATGGTCAGGTTGGAAGTACCACCGAAAGCGTCGTTTTCACCACCAGAGCTGATGGCGAATGTGACTGAGGTGTCTTCACTATCGCTGGTCCAGCCAACAGAACCCAGGAAGCTCCACTCGTTGTTCTGATTTTCAAAATCGTCCCAACCTGTGGTGATACCACCGGTCAGTGAGATGTTGTCGCTCAGGTCAGTACTGGCCAGAACACCGGTGTGGGTAAACGGCTCATCGTACTGCATGGTATAAGCATGTGAGTAGAAGAAGTTACCGGTAGCAGGTACAACTTCGTAACCGATAACGGTGTAGAAGTGACCAACGTTAACGGTAACACCGTTTCCGATGGGGGCATAGACTGAAGCGTACATCTGCGGCATCGCCAGACCAATCTGGTTGGCAGTTGCGATGTCGTTGTCAGACCAGCGACCATCGAAGTTCGGTGCGTTGTTAGGACCACCGAATACGGCAGTATCAGCAGCGTCTGAACCGACGAGCAGGTCAACACGACCACCCCAGCCGAAGCAGTCTTCGTTGGCGGCAGCGTCTTTTTCCAAAACAAAGTACAGCTGGTTCAGCATGAACTGGCTGTCAGCCTGGTTGAATCCAACACCAGGGGTGTTCAGATTGTTAGCAGGACGGTTTCCGTTGAATGTAATCCCGAATTCCAACCAACCACTCAGTTTCCAGCCGTTGTCTTCCAGGATGTTTCCACAGCCGTCGCAGTCGTCAAACAGACGAGTCAGACGTCCGCTGCAGCAGTCTCCATCATCACCGGCTTCTTCACCGCAACATGTGTTGGGATCGGTGCAGCCATCAGTGGTGCAGGTAGGGGCACAGGTTTTAGGGGCACAACATTCAGCGGTTAACCGCTCAAGTTCGACAGCCAGCTTGTCACCAGCATCCTCGAACACTTTCGTGCAGCAAGGGTTTGATGCGGGGACGCACGAGGGAGCACATCCGGCATCACCACCAAATGCTGGCGAAACAGCCATGAGACCCAGCCCGCTCAGCAGGAGCCCAGTCAGTCTGGCTTTTCGTTTCAATTCCTTCAGTTTTCGCATATTTTAACTCCTGAGTACACCTTCTTGGGTGCTTGGTCTCCATACCGTCAGAAGGGAAGCGCGCATGCTTTCCGGTAATTTAGTTTGGTAGAAGCCATACTGACGGTTCTAAATCAATTTCCCATCGTTAGATTAAGAGAACCAGTTACGGTCCACAAATTGAGCGCTAACTTAACGATGGCTCTAACTCGGAATATCGGAATTCTCAGTAGTGCTTTTGATCAAAAGAGATACGTCAAGAATATTCTGACTGATCGGGAGGGTCTGGCTGTTCTCGCCAGATTGCGGAGCCGGAATAGTTTAACAGTTGCTGAAGAATGTTAAACTTGCGCGAATATTATGCAGGCAGCGCGCAGTAACCCTCAATACTCATATAAAGTAATGGGAATATAAGGGTTTGGATGCAGTTTAATTAACAGGCATCAGGCGAATAAGGCGTCGACAAAACCTTGTGGATTAAAGAGTTCAAGGTCATCGATTTGCTCTCCCACGCCTATATATTTGACCGGTATGCCCATCTTCTGGCGGATTGCAACGGTCACTCCACCCCGGGCTGTGCCATCTAATTTTGCTAAAATTATTCCAGAACACTCGATTGAATTCGAGAAATGTTCCGCCTGGCTCAGACCATTTTGCCCAGTCGTCGCATCCAGAACCAGCAGGTTCTCGTGTGGTGCACCCGGGATCTTCTTATCTACGACACGTTTAATCTTTTCCAGCTCTTCCATGAGGTTGGTATGTGTCTGCAGACGGCCCGCAGTATCAATAATTAAATAGTCGACGCCGGTTTCCAGTGCTCGTTCACAGCCGGAGTAAGCGACACTGGCCGGATCGGTACCGTCGGGGCGGGTCACGATTTCACAACCCAGGCGGCTGGCCCACATGGTCAGCTGTTCCACAGCGGCCGCACGGAATGTATCACCCGCAGCCAGCAGGACTGATTTATTCTGTTTAATAATCAGGTTTGCCAGTTTGGCGATCGAAGTTGTCTTCCCGACCCCGTTGACACCGGCGACCAGAATGACCGTCACACCATCCGGATTGTGTTTCAGCGGGGACAGGGGATTATTCAGGTCCCAGCGGGTATCACCTTCTCCTTCCAGCAGCGTCCGGATCTTTTCCTTCACGGTTTCCTGAATCTCATCCAGGATCACGGTACGACCACCATGTTTCTTGCGGATTTCATCACAGATGGCTGCCGAAGAGACAACGCCCATATCCGTCTTAATCAGTCGCGCTTCGAATTCTTCAATTTTCTGATCATCCAGAATCTCCCCCGCCTTGAACAGGTCGCGTACATCGGTGCGCAGGACATCCTTGGTTTTCTCTAAACCACGTTTCAAGCGGTCAAACAGACCCATTGTTATACTTTCTTACTGGATGATACTTATCTATGAATCAAATGTGTTTACCGACTGGGATAATATAGTGTAGCGGAACAGACGGCAAGTTACTCACTTTTAAAGGGGGGAATGGTCTCTAACCAGCGGCGTCCAGCAGCTGATTGAACCGCTGCATCGCCTCTGACCAGACAGCCTGATCCTGAGGTTCATATGTTGTCGTTTCCGTCGAATTCCTGACGATCTCACGAATTTCAGCCAGCGAACTGACAGCGCCTGCCGCACGGGCCTGCACCAGCACATTACCCAGCCCGGTTGCCTCCACAGGTCCCGTGATGACCGGGATCTGACAGGAATTCGCGGTAAACTGGTTGAGCAGCTCATTCTTGGTTCCACCGCCCACAATATGCAGGACTGTAATGGGTGTTCCCGTCAGTTCTTCCAGCCAGTCAAGCACCTTGTGATATTTCAGAGCCAGGCTCTCCAGCGCACAACGCACAAACTGACCCGGAGTCTCGGGGACCGGCTGGTTGGTCTCCTGACAGTACCCTTTGATTTCTTCCCGCATGTCTACCGGACTCAGGAACCGGGGATCATCGGGATCCACCAGGGACCGGAATGGCTCTGCCTCCGTGGCAGCCGTGGTCAGCGCTGTGTAATCGAGTTCGGTTCCCTCCCGTTCATAGCACCGCTTGCATTCCTGCACGAGCCAGAGCCCCATGATGTTTTTCAGCAGACGATACGTTCCATCAATGCCCCCTTCATTCGTGAAATTTAATTCGAAGGCCCGTTTACCGATAACCGCCTGATTGACTTCGACTCCCATCAGGGACCAGGTTCCTGAACTGATATACGCCCAGTCGGGGTTGCCTGTATTTGCAGTGGGAATCGCAGCGACCGCGGAAGCCGTATCGTGGGTCGCGGGGGCAACAACTTCAATTTTAGAGAGGCCGGTCTGCCGCATCACTTCTTCCCGTAAGGTCCCCAGCTTTGTTCCCGGTTGTACCAGCTTAGGCAGCATCGCGGTGGGGATCTCCAGTTGACGTAACAGTTCATACGACCAGTCGCCTGTCACAGGGTTGAGGCACTGGGTCGTGGTCGCATTGGTAAACTCAACG is a window from the Gimesia benthica genome containing:
- the purH gene encoding bifunctional phosphoribosylaminoimidazolecarboxamide formyltransferase/IMP cyclohydrolase — its product is MSDSYPRRALVSVSDKSGLDDFVKGLAELGFEFISTGGTRRYLEEQGVNVIDISTYTGFPEIMDGRVKTLHPKVHGAILGRPDLPSDAASIKEFEIVPFELVVCNLYPFEATIAKPDVTLPEAIEQIDIGGPSMVRSAAKNHAYVGIVTNQSQYDRVLDALKSGPLTPEFRLELSAAAFEMTARYDRAVANFMASVLPAEADSQSRFAESVSISLEKRDQLRYGENPHQGAAFYAEQNPPAASVAQAEQLNGKELSYNNYLDLDAALQIASDFDQPAAVVIKHTNPCGCATAETLAEAFEKAYAGDPVSAFGSILSFNRPVDQATAEKLCEPNRFIEAIIAPDYEPAAFELLTTKPKWKKNVRLMKCPMMQEPAEPSLDYRRVSGGLLVQEKDELRDDKSDWKVVTEREPTPEELNSLSFGWVVCRHVKSNAIVIAKDEMLLGAGAGQMSRLDSSYIAAYKAGDRSQGSIVASDAFFPFRDGVDEAAKAGVTAIIQPGGSVRDEEVIAACNEHNIAMIFTGRRHFKH
- a CDS encoding arylsulfatase — encoded protein: MNRMLLRSCLLLALLLSCSVLFGAPASDQRPNIILVMADDLGWSDIGSYGGEIDTPHIDSLSRDGMRFTQFYNNAICGPTRASLLTGLYCQQAGHRGDRWNEPKNFDVCVTFGEVLQQVGYRTMMVGKWQGRDSALDRGFHRFYGPMCQGKISYFHEVAQNPYYLDRKRIELPDDFYLTDALNDHALQFLQEGLTGKQPFLLYVAHIAPHWPLHAREQEIARYREQYLTQGWDQVRARRFAHQRSTGLIPQEWELAPRSASIRDWSEEPNQRWQAERMAVYAAQVKSIDRGLGQLLSALKETDAENNTLVIFLSDNGAAPDGGLAPSQSGMGFSEKRPNKKWRRDQVPIKPGSGPDHMPGPHDTFAAYGLAWATTSNTPFRGTKLEGYEGGIRTPLIVRWPKIIQQGGTVTRQAGHVMDFMPTFLDVARAEYPQEFQGRHPLPVEGQSLLPVFEGKQREPYSELCWDLPRQQSIISGDWKAIRPRQQPTKWELYNLKDDGTETTNLAAQHPEKVESLSRRYAAWHKRVNAK
- a CDS encoding porin, coding for MRKLKELKRKARLTGLLLSGLGLMAVSPAFGGDAGCAPSCVPASNPCCTKVFEDAGDKLAVELERLTAECCAPKTCAPTCTTDGCTDPNTCCGEEAGDDGDCCSGRLTRLFDDCDGCGNILEDNGWKLSGWLEFGITFNGNRPANNLNTPGVGFNQADSQFMLNQLYFVLEKDAAANEDCFGWGGRVDLLVGSDAADTAVFGGPNNAPNFDGRWSDNDIATANQIGLAMPQMYASVYAPIGNGVTVNVGHFYTVIGYEVVPATGNFFYSHAYTMQYDEPFTHTGVLASTDLSDNISLTGGITTGWDDFENQNNEWSFLGSVGWTSDSEDTSVTFAISSGGENDAFGGTSNLTIFSLVAQQKLSENLSYVFQHDHMFYPNGDANAAGVTAEAYGINQYLFYDICDSTRAGMRVEWWRDHNGTQLGAPGTNYYEITAGINHKLNSCIQVRPEVRWDWADGSDPWTTSDGGTKDSQFTVGTDVILVF
- the ftsY gene encoding signal recognition particle-docking protein FtsY — translated: MGLFDRLKRGLEKTKDVLRTDVRDLFKAGEILDDQKIEEFEARLIKTDMGVVSSAAICDEIRKKHGGRTVILDEIQETVKEKIRTLLEGEGDTRWDLNNPLSPLKHNPDGVTVILVAGVNGVGKTTSIAKLANLIIKQNKSVLLAAGDTFRAAAVEQLTMWASRLGCEIVTRPDGTDPASVAYSGCERALETGVDYLIIDTAGRLQTHTNLMEELEKIKRVVDKKIPGAPHENLLVLDATTGQNGLSQAEHFSNSIECSGIILAKLDGTARGGVTVAIRQKMGIPVKYIGVGEQIDDLELFNPQGFVDALFA
- the rhaB gene encoding rhamnulokinase encodes the protein MPSQCFLGVDLGAESGRVLAGILENQQIRLEEIYRFSNGPVTVAGTKRWNVIGLWSSILKGLSLAAQKYGDQIISVGVDTWGVDYALLSEKQELLGQPYHYRDPRTEGMLNLAISRVPQQEIFDATGVQFMEINTLYQLLAMQQSDPELLNQANVLLLMPDFFHWLLSGSQVVEFTNATTTQCLNPVTGDWSYELLRQLEIPTAMLPKLVQPGTKLGTLREEVMRQTGLSKIEVVAPATHDTASAVAAIPTANTGNPDWAYISSGTWSLMGVEVNQAVIGKRAFELNFTNEGGIDGTYRLLKNIMGLWLVQECKRCYEREGTELDYTALTTAATEAEPFRSLVDPDDPRFLSPVDMREEIKGYCQETNQPVPETPGQFVRCALESLALKYHKVLDWLEELTGTPITVLHIVGGGTKNELLNQFTANSCQIPVITGPVEATGLGNVLVQARAAGAVSSLAEIREIVRNSTETTTYEPQDQAVWSEAMQRFNQLLDAAG